The Luteitalea sp. genome contains a region encoding:
- a CDS encoding alpha/beta fold hydrolase: MELPGRGARYGEAPYDAIESLLPALAEELRLEFDAPFALFGHSMGARIAFELARYFRDTDWPKPSHVFVSGSCAPQRRPPQTALLIGRMPEALWPSGDLT; encoded by the coding sequence GTGGAACTTCCCGGACGCGGCGCGCGGTACGGAGAGGCACCGTATGACGCGATCGAATCGCTGCTCCCGGCGCTTGCGGAAGAGCTCCGTCTCGAGTTTGATGCGCCGTTCGCGCTATTCGGCCACAGCATGGGCGCGCGCATCGCCTTCGAGCTGGCGCGGTATTTCCGGGACACGGACTGGCCGAAGCCGAGTCACGTGTTCGTATCCGGCTCGTGCGCGCCGCAGCGTCGACCTCCGCAGACGGCGCTACTCATCGGTCGGATGCCCGAGGCGCTTTGGCCGTCCGGGGACCTGACATGA
- a CDS encoding amidohydrolase family protein → MMRTVVVMTLSLLGALTLEGTPVMPIAITNVTVVNPCRDAGDAGQTVIVEDGYIRAIQAASVPLPSGARRIDGARKFLIPGLWDAHVHLTKGGLNTLPLYIANGVTAVRDMGSDLQEVQAWRAQIEAGALVGPRIKTAGPMLESPANVERMKQQQTIEPIDRLRVSVGGPNEAREVVNRLAAAGADLIKVRTTQNPSTFRAIADAAKRQGLPLAAHPFAPPEDLRQDAVRSIEHFVAYPPLNDRTAVQRRALFANLAHAGLFMSTTLANVDQSLLVPHDESVRRLQDRKGMLDSRRKYACGYLVEDWREQVDEKKDEPIGPFRVLLPGFFRDLRELRDARVRFLAGTDVGVAFMYPGFSLHDELEILVRRVGFRPMEALRIATRHAPMFFGIDRTMGCVEPGHVADLVLLDANPLSDIVNTRKIRGVMTTGHWFDRAALDRLLSGVEQACLQPARQTPNAR, encoded by the coding sequence ATGATGCGAACCGTGGTCGTCATGACGCTGTCGCTGCTTGGCGCGCTGACCCTTGAAGGCACGCCCGTTATGCCGATCGCCATCACGAACGTCACCGTCGTCAACCCCTGCCGCGACGCCGGCGACGCGGGCCAGACGGTCATCGTCGAGGACGGCTACATTCGCGCCATCCAGGCCGCGTCGGTGCCGCTGCCGAGCGGAGCCAGGCGAATCGACGGGGCCCGAAAGTTCCTGATTCCCGGTTTGTGGGACGCCCACGTCCACTTGACCAAAGGTGGCCTGAACACCTTGCCGCTGTACATCGCTAATGGCGTGACCGCAGTTCGTGACATGGGGAGCGACCTGCAGGAAGTACAGGCGTGGCGCGCGCAAATCGAGGCGGGCGCGCTCGTCGGTCCTCGTATCAAGACCGCCGGTCCGATGCTGGAGTCGCCTGCGAACGTGGAGCGGATGAAGCAACAGCAGACGATAGAGCCGATCGATCGACTGCGCGTCAGCGTCGGCGGACCAAACGAGGCGCGAGAAGTCGTCAATCGCCTGGCGGCTGCGGGTGCGGATCTGATCAAGGTGCGGACGACGCAGAACCCGTCGACGTTTCGCGCGATCGCCGACGCCGCCAAGCGACAGGGCCTACCACTCGCGGCCCATCCGTTCGCGCCGCCTGAAGATCTGCGACAAGACGCCGTGCGCAGCATTGAGCACTTCGTCGCCTATCCACCGCTCAACGACCGCACGGCGGTGCAGCGGCGCGCGTTATTCGCCAATCTCGCGCATGCGGGGCTGTTCATGTCTACGACGCTCGCGAACGTGGACCAGTCGCTGCTGGTGCCGCACGACGAGTCGGTCAGGCGCCTACAAGATAGGAAAGGGATGCTGGACTCGCGCCGCAAGTACGCGTGCGGCTATCTCGTCGAGGACTGGCGCGAGCAGGTGGACGAGAAGAAGGACGAGCCGATCGGGCCGTTCCGCGTGCTCCTCCCGGGCTTCTTTCGCGACCTCCGCGAGCTGCGCGACGCGCGCGTGCGGTTTCTCGCGGGAACCGACGTCGGGGTCGCCTTCATGTATCCAGGCTTCAGCCTGCACGACGAGCTCGAAATCCTCGTACGGCGCGTCGGGTTCCGTCCAATGGAAGCCTTACGCATCGCCACGCGTCATGCGCCGATGTTCTTCGGCATCGACAGGACCATGGGTTGCGTCGAGCCGGGACACGTCGCCGACCTTGTCCTCCTCGACGCCAACCCGCTGTCAGACATTGTCAACACGCGCAAAATCCGCGGCGTCATGACGACGGGACATTGGTTCGATCGCGCTGCCCTCGACCGGCTGCTCTCGGGCGTCGAGCAGGCATGCCTGCAGCCCGCCAGGCAGACGCCGAACGCACGGTAA